From the genome of candidate division WOR-3 bacterium, one region includes:
- a CDS encoding response regulator, protein SLSPMARILVVDDEPDIRAVLCARLQAAGYAVEVARNGLEALARVRSQRPDLVILDLMLPGADGFSVCAMLKRDQRFADIPVIILSARNKPADQQNAAALGADAYLTKPFRPEELLGYVASLLNRNRADADGAESRPTINGDERIPAPQVAS, encoded by the coding sequence GAGCCTGAGTCCCATGGCGCGCATTCTGGTAGTGGACGACGAACCCGACATCCGTGCTGTGCTCTGCGCTCGGCTGCAGGCCGCCGGTTACGCAGTCGAGGTAGCGCGCAACGGACTCGAGGCGCTCGCCCGCGTGCGCAGCCAACGTCCTGACCTAGTCATACTAGACCTCATGCTGCCAGGTGCCGATGGTTTCTCGGTCTGTGCTATGCTGAAGCGCGACCAGCGTTTCGCCGACATACCGGTCATAATCCTCAGTGCACGAAATAAGCCGGCCGATCAACAGAATGCCGCGGCTCTTGGTGCCGATGCCTATCTAACCAAGCCGTTCCGACCCGAAGAATTGCTGGGCTACGTTGCAAGTCTCCTCAACCGAAATCGGGCAGACGCGGACGGCGCCGAGTCTCGTCCCACCATCAATGGCGATGAACGAATACCGGCTCCGCAAGTTGCTTCGTGA
- a CDS encoding GspE/PulE family protein has protein sequence MAMNEYRLRKLLRDRVGLEESEIASLGHEAAKSESDLEDVVVRRGILSRSRLYEMLAEELNLPYVDLNSYRFDAEVLAMISAELCRKHQFVPLFRVNDRLSIATARPDDIAALDELHRTVNMEISPVVADPEAIRTVISQRYQPEPSSALDAAAVVCEADVALRFIEAEQTRRCLEDLASEAPVVRFVNSLLEQAVAERASDVHIEPNEHELRVRSRVDGLLRETGRFPTRLHAAVVSRVKILAGMDISDRRRPQDGRFDFRVASRELDVRVSTFPTIWGENIVMRLLDKSASTLRLTELGLDEATASRFERVLRQPHGIILVTGPTGSGKTTTLYSMLTELNSEERNIITLEDPVEYRLPRIRQCQVSPKAGVTFASGLRSILRQDPDVILVGEIRDAETAEIAFQSALTGHLVLSTLHTNDAASTLTRLLDMNLEPFLVSSSILAVLAQRLCRRVCQQCREEYRPAVELTTRLRLNPEVRLVRGRGCSACSGRGYRGRLGIFELLTMNPAIRQMIMTRQSAEEIREQAVKQGMRTLREDALAKAQSGLTTVEEVLRVTQDCEIASTLSSP, from the coding sequence ATGGCGATGAACGAATACCGGCTCCGCAAGTTGCTTCGTGACCGGGTCGGATTGGAAGAGTCTGAAATCGCCAGTCTAGGTCACGAGGCGGCAAAAAGTGAGTCAGACCTTGAGGACGTTGTCGTACGCCGTGGCATTCTTTCCCGGTCCCGGCTCTACGAGATGCTGGCCGAGGAATTGAACCTACCCTACGTTGATCTGAATAGCTACCGGTTCGATGCTGAAGTGCTGGCAATGATATCGGCGGAGCTATGCCGCAAGCATCAATTCGTCCCTCTCTTTCGTGTCAACGACCGCCTCTCGATCGCAACCGCTCGGCCGGATGACATCGCTGCACTCGACGAGTTACACCGAACTGTTAACATGGAGATCAGCCCAGTCGTCGCCGACCCTGAGGCAATTCGCACCGTCATTAGTCAACGCTACCAGCCGGAGCCGAGCTCTGCATTGGACGCGGCTGCGGTAGTCTGCGAGGCCGACGTAGCCTTGCGATTTATCGAGGCCGAACAGACCCGCCGCTGCCTGGAAGACCTAGCCAGCGAGGCTCCGGTTGTGCGCTTCGTCAACTCTTTACTAGAGCAGGCAGTTGCTGAACGAGCCTCGGACGTGCACATCGAACCGAATGAGCACGAACTTCGCGTTCGCAGCCGCGTCGACGGCCTACTGCGCGAAACCGGACGATTTCCCACTCGGCTCCACGCCGCTGTAGTCTCACGGGTGAAGATACTCGCTGGCATGGATATTTCGGACAGACGGCGGCCCCAGGATGGGCGATTCGATTTCCGCGTTGCCTCCCGCGAGCTCGACGTGAGAGTCTCTACCTTCCCGACCATCTGGGGTGAGAACATCGTCATGCGGCTGCTCGATAAGTCGGCGAGTACGCTACGTCTGACCGAGCTGGGTCTGGACGAAGCTACGGCGTCACGCTTCGAGAGGGTTCTTCGCCAACCACATGGCATCATTCTCGTGACCGGCCCAACCGGCTCAGGTAAGACGACAACTCTGTACTCGATGCTGACCGAGCTGAACAGCGAAGAGCGGAACATCATCACACTTGAAGATCCGGTAGAGTACCGGCTCCCCCGGATAAGACAGTGCCAGGTGAGTCCGAAGGCCGGCGTGACATTCGCGTCCGGGCTGCGTTCAATACTGCGTCAGGATCCCGACGTCATCCTGGTGGGTGAGATTCGCGATGCCGAAACTGCGGAAATCGCATTCCAGTCCGCACTCACCGGTCACCTCGTGCTTTCCACATTGCACACCAATGACGCCGCCTCGACCCTAACCCGGCTCCTAGACATGAACCTCGAACCTTTCCTTGTTTCTTCAAGCATCCTTGCCGTGCTCGCTCAGCGGCTGTGTCGCCGCGTCTGTCAGCAGTGTCGCGAGGAGTATCGGCCCGCCGTCGAGCTTACTACCCGGCTTCGGCTCAATCCCGAGGTTCGGCTTGTGCGCGGCCGCGGTTGTTCTGCGTGCTCTGGCCGCGGCTACCGAGGGCGGCTTGGCATATTCGAACTGTTGACCATGAACCCAGCCATCCGGCAGATGATCATGACCCGTCAGTCGGCCGAGGAAATCCGGGAGCAGGCTGTCAAGCAAGGTATGAGAACGCTGCGTGAAGATGCGCTGGCTAAGGCCCAATCGGGTCTCACAACTGTCGAGGAAGTCCTGCGTGTCACCCAGGACTGCGAGATTGCATCGACCCTCTCATCCCCGTAG
- a CDS encoding sodium-translocating pyrophosphatase has product MSPVFWIAPGGAVVALLFALYLALRNLSMSEGTEPMKEVARAVRIGATAYLKQQYKGVGLFFGVVFVLLCILAVLRLQSWFVPFAFLTGGFFSGLSGFIGMSIGTRSSARTTEAAKVSLNSGLRVAFNSGMVMGLTVVGLGLVDLSIWYLVLNAVYAHLPVVEKLTVITSTMIAFGIGASSQALFARVGGGIFTKAADVGADLVGKIEAGIPEDDPRNPAVIADNVGDCVGDIAGMGADLYESYVDSIVASMALSVVAFAAIGGTASVNGVLLPMVLAGAGILSSIAGSFLVRAGEKAEQSVLLRALRSGVWGATVLAAVLGFLAVRWLLPEHLGVYWAILSGLLAGVVIGYFTERFTSDSYRPVQGISSEARTSSATVLLEGLAVGMNSTLPIVVTVAVAIITSYYMAGGASNPGLGLYGIGISAVSMLSTLGITLATDAYGPVADNAGGNAQMTAQEPIVRERTDALDALGNTTAATGKGFAIGSAALTALALIAAYRGEIVVKAPEILGAAASEYVSRLEFTLLNPRLIAGLFLGAMLPMGVSSMILRAVGRTASKIAEEVRRQFREIAGLMEGKAKPDYARAVTICTKAAQKEMVAPTLLAIVGPIVVGVLLGAEGVAGFLAGGLAAGFCLAIFSANAGGAWDNAKKYIEKGMFGGKGSPAHHAAVVGDTVGDAFKDASGPSLNILLKLQSMVSIVVLGLVLKVSSYLPWLK; this is encoded by the coding sequence ATCAGTCCCGTATTTTGGATTGCACCCGGCGGCGCAGTTGTGGCGCTCCTGTTCGCATTGTACCTGGCCTTGAGAAACCTCAGTATGAGCGAGGGTACCGAGCCAATGAAGGAGGTGGCTAGGGCGGTGCGAATCGGCGCAACAGCATACCTGAAGCAGCAGTACAAGGGCGTCGGCTTGTTCTTCGGAGTGGTCTTTGTGCTACTCTGCATTCTGGCGGTGCTCCGCCTTCAGTCGTGGTTTGTGCCATTTGCGTTCTTGACCGGCGGATTTTTCTCCGGCCTCTCGGGCTTCATCGGAATGTCTATTGGTACGCGCTCCAGCGCCCGGACCACCGAGGCGGCCAAAGTTAGTCTGAACTCCGGTCTGCGGGTGGCGTTCAATTCCGGGATGGTGATGGGCCTGACAGTGGTCGGGCTGGGTCTTGTGGACCTTTCTATCTGGTACTTGGTACTGAACGCGGTTTACGCACACCTGCCGGTGGTGGAGAAGCTGACGGTCATTACCTCGACGATGATTGCATTTGGCATCGGCGCTTCGTCGCAGGCGCTGTTCGCCCGTGTTGGCGGTGGCATTTTTACCAAAGCCGCTGACGTGGGAGCCGACCTGGTCGGCAAGATTGAGGCTGGTATTCCTGAGGATGACCCGCGCAATCCTGCAGTCATTGCGGACAATGTTGGCGACTGCGTCGGTGACATTGCGGGGATGGGAGCGGACCTGTACGAGTCCTATGTTGATTCCATAGTTGCTTCGATGGCGCTGTCGGTCGTCGCCTTCGCTGCCATCGGCGGAACCGCAAGTGTCAACGGCGTGCTGCTGCCGATGGTGCTGGCCGGAGCAGGCATACTGTCCTCCATTGCCGGCAGCTTCCTGGTGCGCGCGGGAGAAAAGGCCGAGCAGTCAGTTTTGTTGCGTGCCCTACGCTCAGGCGTGTGGGGTGCCACAGTCCTTGCGGCCGTACTAGGATTTCTTGCCGTACGGTGGCTTCTGCCTGAGCATCTTGGTGTCTATTGGGCGATTCTGTCCGGGCTTCTCGCCGGTGTCGTCATCGGTTACTTCACCGAGCGGTTCACATCTGATTCGTACCGACCAGTGCAGGGTATCTCAAGCGAGGCAAGGACATCTTCTGCGACCGTTCTGCTCGAAGGGCTGGCCGTAGGTATGAACTCGACTCTGCCGATTGTCGTCACGGTGGCGGTTGCAATAATCACCAGCTACTACATGGCTGGCGGTGCGTCGAACCCGGGGCTTGGTCTCTATGGTATCGGTATCTCTGCGGTTAGTATGCTCTCAACACTCGGTATCACGCTTGCAACCGATGCTTATGGCCCGGTTGCTGACAACGCTGGTGGTAATGCCCAGATGACCGCGCAGGAGCCAATCGTGCGAGAGCGGACCGACGCCCTGGATGCCTTAGGTAACACCACTGCTGCGACCGGCAAGGGGTTTGCCATCGGGTCAGCGGCCCTGACCGCGCTGGCGTTGATCGCTGCCTACCGTGGAGAAATCGTTGTCAAGGCTCCAGAGATTCTCGGTGCGGCGGCAAGTGAGTACGTCAGCAGACTTGAATTCACTCTGCTCAATCCACGACTCATCGCCGGGCTATTTCTGGGTGCGATGCTGCCGATGGGGGTGAGTTCAATGATCCTCCGAGCGGTGGGTAGAACTGCTTCAAAGATTGCCGAGGAGGTGAGACGGCAGTTCCGGGAGATTGCCGGCTTGATGGAAGGTAAGGCGAAACCTGACTACGCCAGGGCGGTGACTATCTGCACCAAGGCCGCTCAGAAAGAGATGGTTGCGCCGACGCTTCTCGCAATTGTCGGACCGATTGTAGTCGGCGTGCTACTGGGTGCCGAAGGCGTGGCTGGTTTCCTGGCCGGTGGCCTCGCGGCCGGCTTCTGTCTGGCGATATTCTCGGCGAATGCGGGTGGAGCATGGGACAACGCGAAGAAGTACATCGAGAAAGGAATGTTCGGTGGCAAGGGTTCTCCGGCCCACCATGCGGCAGTCGTCGGAGACACGGTTGGCGATGCGTTCAAGGATGCGTCCGGACCGTCTCTGAACATACTCTTGAAACTTCAGTCGATGGTCTCAATTGTGGTGCTGGGGTTGGTACTCAAGGTGTCGTCCTACCTGCCGTGGCTGAAATAG
- the gcvT gene encoding glycine cleavage system aminomethyltransferase GcvT yields MLKTTPFHGKHLAAGGRMVNFAGYDLPVMFRGIIPEHKKVRTAVGVFDVSHMGRIVVRGNGALNFINYLTTNDVSTLAVNQAQYSVMCYPHGGIVDDLVIYRLPDHYLLVVNGANNEKDTAWLRQHLSGDAQFENLTDQIAQLAVQGPKAEPTLQKICSTDLSTIGFYRAARTELAGVEMLVSRTGYTGEDGFELYFPAKYASTVWDAIFDAGREFEIEPIGLGARDTLRLEMKMALYGNDIDQTTNPIEAGLGWVVKLDKPGGFIGQDVLRRVHEEKPTRRLVCLEMLDNSIPRPRYSILSKDVEVGHVTSGTRSPSLDRGIALGYVRRDLAGTGTELEIDIRGRRAGARIVKPPFYKHGSRKQ; encoded by the coding sequence ATGCTCAAGACAACACCATTCCACGGTAAGCACCTGGCCGCGGGCGGCCGGATGGTCAACTTTGCCGGATACGACCTGCCGGTCATGTTCCGGGGAATTATCCCGGAGCACAAGAAGGTAAGGACCGCAGTCGGCGTATTCGACGTGTCTCATATGGGTCGTATCGTGGTCCGTGGCAATGGAGCACTGAACTTCATCAACTACCTGACGACAAACGATGTCTCAACGCTCGCGGTAAATCAGGCCCAGTACTCAGTCATGTGCTACCCTCACGGCGGTATTGTGGACGACCTGGTCATATATCGGCTTCCCGACCATTATCTGCTCGTTGTTAACGGAGCCAACAACGAAAAGGACACTGCCTGGCTCAGGCAACATTTGTCCGGAGATGCTCAGTTCGAGAACTTGACCGACCAAATTGCCCAGCTGGCAGTCCAGGGACCTAAGGCTGAGCCAACGTTACAGAAGATATGCTCAACCGACCTCTCCACCATCGGATTCTACCGGGCGGCGCGGACTGAGCTGGCCGGCGTCGAAATGCTTGTTTCCCGCACCGGCTATACCGGCGAGGATGGTTTTGAGCTGTACTTTCCGGCCAAATACGCCAGCACAGTATGGGACGCCATCTTTGACGCCGGTCGTGAGTTTGAGATTGAGCCAATCGGCCTGGGTGCGCGCGACACCTTGCGACTTGAGATGAAAATGGCTCTCTATGGAAATGACATTGACCAGACCACCAACCCGATTGAAGCTGGACTGGGTTGGGTGGTCAAACTGGACAAACCTGGCGGCTTCATTGGCCAGGACGTGCTCCGCCGAGTACACGAGGAAAAGCCGACGCGCCGTCTCGTGTGCCTTGAGATGCTCGACAACTCCATCCCCAGACCGCGCTATTCTATCCTGTCGAAGGACGTGGAAGTAGGGCACGTTACCAGTGGCACCAGGTCGCCATCGCTAGATAGGGGAATTGCACTCGGTTATGTCCGCCGGGACTTGGCCGGCACCGGCACCGAGCTAGAAATTGACATCCGTGGTCGAAGAGCAGGAGCCAGAATAGTAAAGCCCCCGTTCTATAAGCACGGCTCCAGAAAACAATAG
- the gcvH gene encoding glycine cleavage system protein GcvH, giving the protein MANIPGDLKYTKTHEWVRIDGDVVTTGITDFAQRELSDIVYVEINTVGRQVKRDEPMGTIEAVKAVADLYAPVSGEVIEANESLKDAPDLVNKDPYGAGWMAKLRLSNPDELKGLLDSTAYTELVRKSEHH; this is encoded by the coding sequence ATGGCGAACATACCCGGAGACTTGAAATACACAAAGACACACGAGTGGGTGAGAATCGATGGCGACGTCGTAACTACCGGCATCACCGACTTTGCCCAGCGTGAGCTCTCGGACATTGTCTATGTGGAAATCAACACCGTAGGCAGGCAGGTCAAACGGGACGAACCGATGGGTACGATCGAGGCGGTGAAGGCAGTTGCCGACCTGTACGCACCAGTCTCAGGCGAGGTAATCGAAGCCAACGAGTCGCTGAAGGACGCTCCAGACTTGGTCAACAAGGACCCGTACGGAGCCGGATGGATGGCCAAACTCAGACTCTCCAACCCGGACGAACTCAAGGGACTGCTCGACTCGACCGCGTACACCGAACTCGTCAGGAAGTCCGAACACCACTAG
- the gcvPA gene encoding aminomethyl-transferring glycine dehydrogenase subunit GcvPA, which yields MCFTPHTDEDRRLMLERIGVRTVDELFAGIPKDIRLKRRLELPAPVSELEVLAELGQLAEANQDLICFAGCGAYDHFIPAVVDAIISRSEFYTAYTPYQAEVSQGTLQSIYEFQSLICRLFDMEVANASMYDCASALAEATHMARDITHRSRVLLSGGVNPRYVQVVQTYAQGLSIPVETVALVNDSSDLASLEKSLSSDVAAVIVQHPNFLGSLEPTVEIGRLAHAAGALLVVAVDPISLGILPAPGTYDADIVVAEGQSLGIPLSFGGPYLGLMATRRRYVRTMPGRLVARTTDLDGNIGYVLALQTREQHIRRERATSNICTNQALCALAASVYLSWMGPDGLREVATQCHAKSSYLASAIAKIPGFTLWNRNPYFKEFVVRTPVPARAIIAEGMKHGLLCGVDLGCFRREWESLLLVAVTEKRTRTELDAYARFLKQEFGSR from the coding sequence GTGTGTTTCACCCCTCACACCGACGAAGACCGTAGGCTAATGCTCGAACGCATCGGCGTAAGGACAGTTGACGAGCTGTTCGCCGGCATCCCGAAAGACATCCGGCTCAAGCGCAGACTCGAGTTACCAGCTCCTGTCTCGGAACTCGAAGTCCTGGCTGAGCTTGGTCAACTGGCTGAGGCAAACCAAGACCTAATCTGTTTTGCCGGCTGCGGAGCCTACGACCACTTCATCCCGGCAGTGGTGGATGCCATAATCAGCCGGTCCGAGTTTTACACCGCCTATACTCCGTATCAGGCTGAAGTAAGTCAGGGGACATTGCAGTCAATCTACGAGTTTCAGTCCCTGATCTGTCGACTGTTTGACATGGAAGTTGCCAACGCCTCGATGTATGACTGTGCCTCAGCCCTGGCCGAGGCAACGCACATGGCCCGCGACATTACCCACCGGTCTCGGGTGTTGCTCTCAGGCGGGGTGAACCCCCGCTATGTTCAGGTGGTGCAGACGTATGCCCAGGGACTCAGCATCCCAGTAGAAACAGTCGCGCTCGTCAATGACTCATCAGACTTGGCCAGCCTCGAAAAATCGCTATCCTCGGACGTGGCCGCAGTCATCGTCCAGCACCCCAACTTCCTGGGCAGTCTCGAGCCGACGGTAGAAATCGGCCGCCTGGCCCACGCAGCCGGAGCACTGCTCGTTGTCGCGGTTGATCCGATTTCACTGGGAATCCTGCCTGCTCCTGGAACTTATGACGCTGATATTGTAGTTGCTGAAGGTCAGAGTTTAGGCATCCCTCTGAGTTTTGGCGGACCCTACCTCGGGCTTATGGCCACTAGGCGCAGATACGTCCGCACCATGCCCGGCCGCTTGGTAGCCCGCACCACGGACCTTGATGGTAACATCGGTTATGTCCTGGCGCTTCAGACGCGCGAGCAGCATATCCGCCGGGAAAGGGCTACCTCTAATATCTGCACCAACCAGGCGCTATGCGCGCTGGCTGCCAGCGTGTACCTGAGCTGGATGGGCCCGGACGGCCTCAGGGAAGTCGCCACTCAATGCCACGCAAAATCTTCGTACCTGGCTTCTGCCATCGCCAAGATACCGGGATTCACGCTGTGGAACAGAAACCCCTACTTCAAGGAGTTCGTTGTCCGCACCCCGGTTCCGGCCCGTGCAATCATCGCGGAGGGGATGAAACATGGCCTGCTGTGCGGCGTTGACCTAGGATGCTTCAGGCGGGAATGGGAGAGCCTGCTCCTTGTTGCGGTCACGGAAAAGAGAACAAGGACTGAGCTAGACGCCTATGCCCGATTCTTGAAGCAGGAGTTCGGGAGCAGGTGA
- a CDS encoding DUF6485 family protein, with protein MECNIRNNTRYCTCTYEPCARKGRCCECLAYHRDKGELPGCYFPAEVEKTYDRSLARFLACHRK; from the coding sequence ATGGAGTGCAATATCAGGAATAACACCCGGTACTGTACCTGCACCTATGAGCCGTGTGCGCGTAAGGGCCGGTGCTGCGAATGTCTTGCCTACCATCGCGATAAGGGTGAGCTGCCCGGTTGCTACTTCCCGGCCGAGGTCGAGAAAACCTACGACCGCTCGCTTGCCCGTTTTCTCGCATGCCACCGAAAGTGA
- the gcvPB gene encoding aminomethyl-transferring glycine dehydrogenase subunit GcvPB gives MSTEKTLFELARPGRRAWSLPQLDVPSVEPDYGSVPLPDLPELSEIDIVRHFTRLSVLNHHVDKGFYPLGSCTMKYNPKVNEVACRLPGFARVHPLVPESGCQGVLRLMYELGEFLKEITGFDAVTLQPAAGAHGELTGILMIRKYFEKKGESRPFVLVPDSAHGTNPASVTLSGFKSVEIKSNEQGRIDLAELERQCSDCVACLMVTNPNTLGIFETQVKEICEIMHRRGSLVYLDGANLNAYLGVHRPGDVGFDVMHINLHKTFSTPHGGGGPGSGPVAVKNNLAPFLPVPLVKKKSATQSPCSSSFYLDYSLPDSIGRVLAFHGHFAVLVRAYTYIKMLGADGLRDVAENAVLSANYIRAQLRTKYHLPYSEIPLHEVVFSGSNLKQYGVRTLDVAKRLLDYGVHAPTVYFPLIVPEALMIEPTETESLESLDDFIRAMLDIAEEAKTNPQALHQAPTRTPVRRLDEARASRELDVCYPRQQPGVQGV, from the coding sequence ATGAGTACTGAAAAAACGCTGTTTGAACTTGCGCGGCCAGGGCGCAGAGCGTGGTCTCTACCTCAGCTCGACGTGCCATCAGTTGAACCGGATTACGGGTCCGTCCCGCTGCCCGACCTGCCTGAACTCAGCGAGATTGACATCGTCCGCCATTTCACGCGGCTGTCGGTCCTCAATCACCATGTTGACAAAGGGTTCTACCCGCTCGGGTCCTGCACGATGAAGTACAACCCAAAGGTAAACGAGGTCGCCTGCCGTCTACCTGGGTTTGCCAGAGTGCATCCGCTTGTTCCCGAATCAGGCTGCCAGGGTGTGCTGCGTCTAATGTACGAGCTAGGCGAGTTTCTCAAGGAGATTACCGGATTCGATGCGGTGACACTTCAACCTGCGGCCGGCGCTCACGGTGAACTTACCGGCATCCTGATGATTCGGAAGTATTTTGAAAAGAAAGGGGAAAGCCGGCCCTTTGTTCTTGTGCCTGATTCTGCTCACGGTACGAATCCGGCCTCGGTGACGCTCTCCGGGTTCAAATCGGTGGAGATCAAGTCAAACGAGCAGGGCCGGATTGACCTGGCCGAGCTGGAGCGCCAGTGTTCTGACTGCGTTGCGTGTTTGATGGTCACCAACCCCAACACCCTGGGCATATTCGAGACCCAGGTGAAGGAAATCTGCGAAATAATGCATCGCCGGGGTTCGTTGGTGTATCTTGACGGTGCTAACCTCAACGCCTATCTCGGGGTTCACCGACCCGGAGACGTCGGGTTCGACGTAATGCACATTAATCTGCACAAGACATTCTCCACTCCGCACGGCGGCGGCGGCCCTGGTTCCGGCCCGGTCGCGGTAAAAAACAACCTAGCACCTTTCCTGCCGGTGCCACTGGTGAAGAAAAAATCGGCTACTCAGTCTCCCTGTTCTTCCTCCTTCTACCTTGACTACTCCCTCCCCGACTCCATCGGCCGGGTGTTGGCGTTCCATGGCCACTTCGCCGTGTTGGTACGGGCTTACACCTACATAAAGATGCTTGGTGCTGACGGTCTGCGGGACGTTGCTGAGAATGCGGTGCTTAGTGCCAACTACATCCGCGCCCAGCTCAGGACTAAGTATCATCTCCCCTATTCCGAAATCCCGCTCCACGAAGTCGTTTTCTCTGGTTCGAACCTGAAGCAGTACGGCGTCCGTACCTTGGACGTAGCCAAGCGGCTTCTGGACTACGGTGTGCACGCGCCAACCGTGTATTTCCCACTTATCGTACCCGAGGCCCTGATGATCGAGCCGACCGAGACCGAGTCGCTCGAGTCCCTTGACGACTTCATCCGGGCAATGCTCGACATCGCCGAAGAAGCGAAGACAAACCCCCAAGCCCTACATCAGGCTCCGACCCGCACCCCGGTACGTCGGCTTGACGAAGCCCGTGCCTCGCGTGAACTGGATGTATGCTACCCAAGGCAGCAACCCGGAGTTCAAGGGGTCTAG